A region from the Flexistipes sp. genome encodes:
- a CDS encoding RtcB family protein, which produces MKINKIRANVYKISRDDYPEMNVPAFLYASDMMMEDIENDQSLTQLKNAAMLPGIANGVYAMPDIHYGYGLPIGGVLPVYADKGVITPGGVGFDINCGVRLITFDINKSELKNPESLVKHLYKKIPCGVGEGGNIKLSNKEMTKLLQEGSKWAVNSGYGNESDLYNTESFGCLSGADPSQVSERAIERGSDQCGTLGSGNHFLEIGLVDEIFDNETAKFWGLEEGKLTLMIHSGSRGLGHQICTDFLKIFERALEKYKISVPDKQLSCAPVDSDESRKYLSAMACAANFAWANRQILMNLAVSAVADYFKVKPENLNYRLIYDVAHNIVKKEFFDLKSKNCEIYVHRKGATRALPPGHKDLPEHLKKAGQPVIIPGDMGRYSYILSGAKNAPELSFNSACHGAGRVLSRKKAVKTAGDRNIAMELKVKNIYVMSRGKKTLKEEMPDAYKDVANVVDVVHNLKIAEKTARIKPICVIKG; this is translated from the coding sequence ACAAAATACGGGCGAATGTATATAAAATTTCCAGAGATGATTATCCTGAAATGAATGTACCGGCATTCTTATATGCATCAGATATGATGATGGAAGATATAGAGAATGATCAAAGCCTTACACAACTGAAGAATGCCGCAATGCTCCCCGGTATAGCCAACGGAGTGTATGCTATGCCCGATATTCATTACGGTTACGGCCTTCCTATCGGCGGAGTGCTTCCTGTTTATGCCGACAAAGGCGTAATCACGCCGGGGGGTGTCGGGTTTGATATAAACTGCGGTGTCAGACTGATTACATTTGATATTAACAAATCGGAACTTAAAAACCCTGAGTCTCTCGTGAAGCATTTATATAAAAAGATTCCATGCGGAGTGGGTGAGGGTGGAAATATAAAGCTTTCAAATAAAGAAATGACAAAGCTGCTGCAGGAAGGCTCAAAGTGGGCAGTGAATAGTGGCTACGGTAACGAATCTGACCTGTACAACACTGAATCCTTCGGATGCCTCTCCGGAGCAGACCCGTCGCAGGTCTCAGAAAGAGCTATTGAGAGGGGTTCAGATCAATGCGGAACTCTGGGGAGCGGGAATCATTTCCTTGAGATTGGATTAGTGGATGAAATTTTTGATAATGAAACGGCAAAATTTTGGGGGCTTGAAGAAGGAAAATTAACACTGATGATTCATTCTGGCTCCCGCGGGCTTGGTCATCAGATTTGTACCGATTTTCTCAAGATTTTCGAAAGGGCACTTGAAAAATATAAAATTAGTGTTCCCGATAAGCAGCTGAGTTGTGCACCTGTTGACAGTGATGAATCAAGAAAATATCTTTCTGCCATGGCGTGTGCTGCCAATTTTGCATGGGCTAACAGACAAATCCTTATGAATCTGGCAGTTTCAGCAGTTGCGGATTATTTCAAAGTAAAACCGGAAAATTTAAATTACAGGCTTATTTATGATGTGGCTCATAATATAGTAAAAAAAGAGTTTTTTGATTTAAAATCTAAAAACTGTGAAATATATGTACACAGGAAGGGAGCTACCAGAGCTTTGCCTCCCGGTCATAAGGATTTGCCGGAGCATCTTAAAAAAGCCGGTCAGCCTGTGATTATTCCGGGTGATATGGGCAGATATTCCTATATCCTTTCGGGTGCAAAAAATGCTCCGGAACTTTCTTTTAACTCGGCCTGCCACGGCGCCGGCAGGGTACTGAGCCGCAAAAAAGCAGTCAAAACTGCCGGAGATCGTAATATTGCAATGGAGTTAAAGGTTAAAAATATTTATGTGATGAGCAGAGGTAAAAAAACACTCAAGGAAGAGATGCCGGATGCATACAAAGATGTTGCAAACGTTGTTGATGTGGTGCATAATCTGAAAATTGCCGAAAAAA